The Blattabacterium cuenoti sequence CGGATCCTAGAACTACTGATAACATGTTTCTAATAGAAATTCATACAGAAAAAAATGCTGAAGAATTACGGAATTTTTTAAAAGAAAATGGAGCTATGGAAGTGAATATAACTAAAATAGTTCAAACATGAGAAATAAATATCTTTATGTTCTTTTCCTTTTTATTTTTATGACACTAAATTCTTGTTGGTTTGATAAATCAAAACCTAATAGAGTATATATGCCGGATATGTACTACTCAGATGCATACGAACCTTATTCAGATCCATATCCTAATTATAAAAAAACTCTTAAAAAGATTCGCATTCCTCTTTTTATAAAAGGAAAAACTTCGTCTCTTTTACCTGTAAAAGGAACTATTCCAAGAAATTCTTATGGATTTAATTTTTACAAACTTGATGATACCCAAGAAGGATATAATCTGTCTAAAAAAATATTGAAATCTCCTTTACAAAAGAGTAATAAAAATAAAGAGGAATTAAATAAAATTATAGAAGATGGAAAAAATATCTATAAAATTAACTGTTCTATATGTCATGGAGAAAATGGAGATGGACAAGGTTTTTTAGTAAAAAAAGAAAAAATATTAGGAATTCCCAGTTATAAAGATAGAGATATTACTATTGGAAGCATTTATCATGTAATTACTTATGGAAAAAATAACATGAGTTCATACGCATCTCAATTAAATGAGATAGATAGATGGAAGGTGGCAGAATATGTAATGATTTTAAAGAATAAATAGTTCAAAAAAGATAAAAAATGTATCAATTTTCTCAAAAAAA is a genomic window containing:
- a CDS encoding c-type cytochrome, encoding MRNKYLYVLFLFIFMTLNSCWFDKSKPNRVYMPDMYYSDAYEPYSDPYPNYKKTLKKIRIPLFIKGKTSSLLPVKGTIPRNSYGFNFYKLDDTQEGYNLSKKILKSPLQKSNKNKEELNKIIEDGKNIYKINCSICHGENGDGQGFLVKKEKILGIPSYKDRDITIGSIYHVITYGKNNMSSYASQLNEIDRWKVAEYVMILKNK